A region from the Ictalurus punctatus breed USDA103 chromosome 25, Coco_2.0, whole genome shotgun sequence genome encodes:
- the LOC108257560 gene encoding protein unc-93 homolog A, whose translation MISRNTKNVLVVSFGFFFLFMAFGGLQNLQSSLNAEEGMGVISLSVIYGTVILSSMFLPPIMIKNLGCKWTIVICMACYISYSFGNLFPGWPSLIATSAVLGLGGSPLWSAKCTYLTISGNAQAEKENKKGQDIINQNFGLFFFIFQSSAVWGNLMSSLIFQQDTNIAEIPEERLQFCGAALCNENFTTSGNFTRPEQNLVNILLGCYIGLGVLAMVLVAVFLDNIDGKDAKEFRKDKGNQTFCSTFLATFRLLGDKRLLMLIPLTMYSGFEQSFLTGEYTKNYVTCAIGIHYVGFVMICFGAVSSLSSFSFGKLAQYTGRIPLFSFAAVINLSCVIALLYWRPHPDELPFLFVFPALWGVADAVWQTQANALYGTLFPQQHEAAFANYRMWECSGFLIPFAYSTFICLSTKLYILISVLLLAMLMYFWMEYNEYKHPTPAVKRDADKLDEMHVKGTEKNQNRISQTRL comes from the exons ATGATAAGCCGAAATACCAAAAATGTGCTCGTGGTatcttttggattttttttcttgtttatggCGTTTGGAGGACTACAGAATCTACAG AGCAGTCTAAATGCTGAGGAAGGAATGGGCGTTATCTCACTGAGCGTCATCTACGGAACCGTCATTCTGTCCTCCATGTTCCTGCCTCCCATCATGATCAAAAACCTGGGCTGTAAATGGACCATCGTCATCTGCATGGCCTGCTACATCAGCTATTCCTTTGGAAATCTCTTTCCTGGATG GCCCAGTCTGATCGCTACATCTGCTGTTCTGGGTTTGGGAGGCTCTCCACTTTGGTCTGCTAAGTGCACGTACCTTACAATCAGTGGGAATGCACAGGcggagaaagaaaacaagaaaggcCAGGATATCATAAACCAAAACTTTggccttttctttttcatcttccAGTCGTCTGCCGTTTGGGGAAACCTCATGTCATCACTCATATTTCAACAAGACACTAACATAG CTGAAATCCCTGAGGAGAGACTGCAGTTCTGTGGTGCTGCCCTGTGCAATGAGAACTTCACCACCTCGGGGAACTTCACACGACCGGAGCAGAATCTCGTAAACATACTTTTGGGCTGCTATATTG GTCTGGGGGTTCTGGCGATGGTCCTTGTGGCAGTTTTCCTGGACAACATTGATGGAAAAGATGCAAAAGAGTTTCGCAAGGACAAAGGCAACCAAACGTTCTGCAGTACCTTCCTGGCCACGTTCAGGCTTCTAGGAGATAAGAGGCTGTTAATGCTCATTCCCTTGACTATGTACAGTGGATTCGAGCAAAGCTTCCTCACCGGTGAATACACAAAG AATTATGTGACCTGTGCAATAGGAATCCATTATGTTGGATTTGTAATGATCTGCTTTGGCGCTGTGAGTTCGCTGAGCTCTTTCTCATTTGGGAAGCTTGCGCAGTACACCGGGAGGATCCCCCTCTTCTCTTTTG CCGCTGTGATAAACCTGAGTTGTGTGATagctctgctgtactggaggcCTCATCCGGACGAGCTGCCCTTCCTCTTTGTGTTTCCTGCTCTCTGGGGTGTGGCAGATGCTGTGTGGCAAACACAAGCCAACG CATTGTACGGCACTCTGTTCCCTCAGCAACATGAGGCAGCATTCGCTAATTATCGCATGTGGGAGTGTTCGGGCTTCTTGATACCCTTCGCGTACAGCACGTTCATCTGTCTGTCCACCAAACTCTACATCCTCATCTCAGTCCTTTTGCTGGCCATGCTGATGTACTTCTGGATGGAGTACAATGAGTACAAGCATCCCACTCCAGCAGTGAAACGCGACGCAGACAAGCTGGACGAGATGCACGTTAAAGGCACAGAGAAAAACCAGAACAGAATTAGTCAGACAAGATTATAG
- the ttll2 gene encoding LOW QUALITY PROTEIN: probable tubulin polyglutamylase TTLL2 (The sequence of the model RefSeq protein was modified relative to this genomic sequence to represent the inferred CDS: inserted 3 bases in 2 codons): MSSRPCVNTRLVFRLHENAPDVVHEVLXREEFDPQEQEEGDWNLYWRSSAFRSSGYENVLYFQRLNHHPKTAIISREDCLAQNLRRMRGRYGPALYDFSPLAFILPNDYTRFLEEYEKNRGKRVDWICKPVDLSRGRGIFISENIIHLTYASPVIVQKYISNPFXDLRIYVCVKSFRPLTIYMHQDGVACFHPSSIPLILFRVTGKPGAYPREHGAQGGVHPGQGASPSQGTITYTLTHPFIHYGHFGHANQPTMHVFGLGEETGVPGGNPRSTGRTCTLRTHRATVGNKPPTLEVGGKRDNH, translated from the exons ATGTCTTCAAGGCCATGTGTTAATACCCGCCTTGTGTTCCGGCTCCACGAGAACGCTCCAGACGTGGTGCATGAGGTGCT CCGGGAGGAGTTCGACCCTcaggagcaggaggaaggaGACTGGAATCTGTACTGGCGCAGCTCGGCTTTCCGCAGCTCAGGCTATGAGAATGTGTTGTACTTTCAGAGGCTGAATCATCACCCTAAAACAGCGATTATCTCACGCGAGGATTGCCTGGCACAGAATCTGAGAAGAATGAGAGGCAGGTACGGCCCTGCGCTTTATGACTTCAGTCCCCTGGCCTTCATCCTGCCAAACGATTACACCAGGTTTCTGGAGGAGTACGAAAAAAACAGAGGAAAGCGCGTGGACTGGATCTGTAAGCCGGTGGATCTCTCTCGAGGGAGGGGTATATTTATCTCTGAGAATATCATACACTTGACTTATGCCTCACCAGTGattgtacagaaatatataagcAACCCGT CTGATCTGCGCATCTACGTGTGTGTGAAGAGTTTCCGTCCTCTTACGATCTACATGCACCAGGACGGCGTAGCgtgtttccatccatcttctataccgcttatccttttcagggtcacggggaaacctggagcctatcccagggagcatggggcacaaggcggggtacaccctggacagggtgccagtccatcacagggcacaatcacatacacactcacacacccattcatacactacggacactttggacacgccaatcagcctaccatgcatgtgtttggactgggggaggaaaccggagtacccggaggaaacccccgcagcacggggagaacatgcacactccgcacacacagggccacagtgggaaacaaacccccaaccttggaggtgggaggcaaacgtgataaccactaa